The Desulfobulbaceae bacterium genome segment CGAGTCAAAGGTCAACGACTACTTGTCCGACAAGGGTGACGACATCGCCACCTGGCTCAACAATGAGGAAACCAGGGCCAAGGCCAGCGCCATTGCCGCGGAAAAAATTTCCTCCTTCATGACCCGTCCACTCAAAGAAGTCCTGGCCAGTCTTAACCCCGCCACCATCGAAGGACTCAAAGCCGGAATCTGCCGAGAAGTTCTAATCATCATGAAAAGCCCTCACACCTGCTCGAAACTTACGGCATTGCTGGGCGCGGCCTTAGAGACACAAAACAGCCGGTCAGGCAATGCCATCTTGCGCGACCTCTTCGGCCAAAACAGTCTGGAATCCGGCACCAAATGGACTACGGCTGAAATCCTGGCAATCCTCCGCTCAAACAAGAGTAAACGGATCCTCGACGAACTCTTCAGCTCACTAGTGAACACCTACCTCCTCGGCCAACCCCTCGGCGCCCTGTCTAAACTCCTGCCCAAGAACGTCCAAAGCGGGATCAGCGAGTACGTGCTGC includes the following:
- a CDS encoding DUF445 family protein — its product is ESKVNDYLSDKGDDIATWLNNEETRAKASAIAAEKISSFMTRPLKEVLASLNPATIEGLKAGICREVLIIMKSPHTCSKLTALLGAALETQNSRSGNAILRDLFGQNSLESGTKWTTAEILAILRSNKSKRILDELFSSLVNTYLLGQPLGALSKLLPKNVQSGISEYVLQQSHALLLEEVPRLVDFANIERIVTRKVDSLDLLRLERLLLGIMEEQFKYINLFGGLLGFIIGLSNLLFLP